Proteins from a single region of Bos javanicus breed banteng chromosome 7, ARS-OSU_banteng_1.0, whole genome shotgun sequence:
- the LOC133251300 gene encoding uncharacterized protein LOC133251300: MTDGTPFSSQMSQESCKAKPRVLSSPRLLEEDSPEPPSQQLQATSSGGSESLSNLDLSHGPLVALEYLPFFRTYGQLLAEEELAPQPEAFRDQGGDQSVREEDSELPSGFFPYYRSKEESFPSLALPGRSCAGSRGPSTRREVQACRCCTRTISGDGSAGPADLTAGRCHSAACCPILLVSAGHSHDSGLDTPLSSNAAFRPQFLLHTSGFVPYYRSPEEGLHISPGPPASPLWGQESTGKLPRPRAATL; encoded by the exons ATGACAGATGGAACACCCTTCTCTTCCCAGATGTCCCAGGAGAGCTGCAAGGCTAAGCCCAGAGTCTTGTCCTCTCCGAGGCTCCTGGAGGAAGACAGCCCAGAGCCCCCATCCCAGCAACTGCAGGCCACCAGTTCAGGGGGCAGCGAGTCCCTCAGCAACCTTGACCTCTCCCATGGGCCCCTGGTGGCCCTGGAGTACCTACCCTTCTTCCGCACCTACGGGCAGCTCCTGGCTGAGGAGGAGTTGGCCCCACAGCCTGAGGCCTTCAGGGACCAAGGAGGAGACCAGAGTGTCAGAGAGGAGGACTCAGAGCTGCCCAGCGGCTTCTTCCCCTACTATCGCTCCAAGGAGGAGAGTTTCCCCAGCCTGGCCCTCCCTGGCAGGTCATGTGCAGGCTCCCGGGGCCCTTCTACCAGGAGAGAGGTGCAGGCCTGCCGCTGCTGCACAAGGACAATCAGCGGCGACGGCTCT GCTGGCCCAGCAGACCTCACCGCTGGGCGCTGTCACTCAGCCGCCTGCTGCCCTATCCTGCTGGTCTCAGCTGGGCATTCCCATGACAGTGGCCTGGACACCCCTCTCTCCAGCAACGCTGCCTTCAGGCCCCAGTTCCTCCTTCATACTTCAGGATTTGTGCCTTACTACAGAAGCCCCGAGGAGGGGCTGCACATaagccctgggccccctgcctctCCACTGTGGGGCCAGGAGTCCACAGGAAAGCTGCCCAGGCCCAGGGCAGCCACACTGTGA